CGCTGACGACGCGCGGCGCAGCGCCGCCCATCTCGCTGCGCAGCGCCGCCTCCAGCTCGGAGGCATCCGCGGACGCCGAAACGGCGACGATGTCGGGCCTGGTCTCGAGCGCCTGCTGCTTGAGCTCGCGAACCCGGCGCCCGGCCGCCAGCGCCGTCACGCGGAAACGGTCGGGAAAGCGCCGGAGCAGTGCGATGGTCTGGGTGCCGATCGATCCGGTGGAACCGAGGATCGAGACTCCCTTGCGGGCAGGTGAAGCCACGACGGGCTCTTAGGTTGCCGGTGCATGGCTGTCAAAGCACGGCCCGCGGCGCGCACATCGCGGGCCGTGCTGCAGGCACCGCAGCAATGTTGACTCCCTGACTGCGCGTCCCTACCGTTCGCCGGCTTTGCGCGCGCGACGGCCATTTCCGGGACGAACGGCGCATCGTCCGGGACGGGCGATGGCGGCGCTCGCGATTGCGGCCGTCGTCCTCGCGACGACATGCTTTCGTGCCTGGCCGGTGTCGGCGCAGGAGCCTGCTGCGACACCACAGGCGCCCGACTCGACTGACGGAACGGTGATACCTGCGACGTCGGCGCCGCCTCCGACGCCCTCGACGCCCTCGACGCCTGCGCCGCCTGAGTTGCCGCCGGTCGTCGTCAGTGGCGAGCAGCCGCACGACAACGCTCTCGTCGAGCGCAGCTTCCAGGCTCCGGACGATCTGTCGGGATTCGGCGAATCGATCGACACCGGCCCGGCGTGGCGCAGCTTCCAGTCGATGGCCGAGATCCTCGGCGAAAGCGTCGGAGCCCAGGTGCGCCGCGAAGGAGGCCGCGACGATTTCGCGACGCTGTCGATCCGCGGCGCGCCGCCCGGGCAGGTGCGGATCCTGCTCGACGGGATTTCGCTCGGACAGGCGTCGACCGGCATCGTCAACCTCGCGGACCTGCCGATCGATACCGTCGAACGCATCGACATCTATCGAGGCTTCGCACCGGTGGCCCTCTCGCCGCAATCGGCAGCCGGGGTCGTCAACGTCGTGACTCGCGACCCGAAGAATCCGGTGGCGACGTTCGCGGCGGGAGGCGGTTCTTTCGGATCGGGCAAGCTCAATGCCGGCGGTGCGGGACCGGTCGCCGGCGGTGCGGGATCCGCGTTCGCATCGTGGCACCGTACCAACGGCGATTTCGATTTCGTCGACGACAACGGGTCGCTGCACAATCCCGACGACGACAGCACGCACAAGCGCCGCAACAACCAGAGCGATACCGCCGAGTCTCTTTTGCGCTGGCACCGCGACATCACGGACTGGGCCGATCTCCAGCTTCGCGACCTCTTCTTCTGGAAAAACGAAGGAGTGCCCGGGCTCGGGCGATTCCACCTCTTTCATCCGAAGGCGGAGCTGGAGACGACTCGCGAGATCGCGGTGGCAGCCCTGCGTGGCCCGGTTCAGCCGTGGAGCATCGAGCAGAACGTCAGCTGGAAGCGGCAACGGTTGCGCAACGACGAAGTGGGCAGCGCAATCTTCGACAACACCGCAGAGACCACGGCGACGACGACGGCCGCGCGCTGGAGCCACGGCGTCGGCAAGTCCAACTGGCTCTCGCTCAGCAGCGACTACACGTGGGAAGGTTTCGACCAGCAGGCCGACGACGGCGTTCTGAGCGACGAGAACGCGCATCGCTCCACGCTGGCGCTGGCAGGTGGCGACGACTGGACGCTCCATCCGCTGCCGGTGACGCTCAGCTTCCAGCTTCGCGAGCAGCTGCTGTGGAACGATGCCCATTCCGTACGCGCCGACAGCAGCGACAGCGAAAATCACACCGACCCGCGCTTCGGCCTTCGCTGGCAGGCGGCCGACGACCTGGTGATCAAGAGCAACGTCGCATCGTACTTCCGGCCGCCCACATTCGACGAGCTCTACGGTGTGAACGGGTTCACGGAGCCCAATCCCGGATTGCAACCGGAGACCGGCATCACCTGGGATGCCGGCTTCGAATGGAACGGCCAGAGTCCGCGCTGGGGCCGGCTTGCCGTCGGGTACGCGTATTTCGGAAGCAGGATCGACGACGGGATCATCGTGATGATGACGTTCTCGCGCCAGGCCCAGGCGCAGAACGTGTCGCGTGCGTCGATTCACGGGCACGAAGCCCGCGTCGAGTGGCAGGGTCCGGCGGGGTTCGCATTGTCTGCCAACTACACGTTCCAGAAAGCGATCAACCAATCCGACCCCACTCTCGGCGAGGGCCACGATCTGGCAAGCCTGCCTCCGCACGAAGTCTATTCCCGCCTGAGCTGGACCCATGGCCTGTTCGTGATCGCGTACTCCATCGACGTGGCCAGTGCCCACTACAACGATCTCGAGAACCAGAACGGGAAGATCCCGACACGCACGGTGCACGACGTGACGCTCGTCTACGGACCGTTCTGGAAGGGACTGCGCATGACGCTCCAGTGCGACAATCTCGCCAACTCCCTTGTGCCGGACGAAGTCGGGTTTCCTCTTCCGGGAAGATCGTTCTTCGCGACGCTGAGTTGGTCGACGCAGCCAGAGGGCAGCGATGCGCGCTGAGACGATCTGCGTCTCCGTGCAACTCGAAGCCGCGATTGACAACTAGCGAGCCGGGCCCTACGGTCCGACGCGCGAGCCGAAACGCAGCGATTCCGCTCCGTGTCGGGAACGAGGTGAAACTCCTCGACTGCCCCGCAACTGTGAAGGGGGACGACCGTCGCAACGAAGCCACTGGGCGAATGCCTGGGAAGGCGCGACGAATCGGACGATCCCAAAGTCAGGATATCGACGCGGCTCGCTTTGGTTGAACTTTCCGACGGGGAAGGAGCGACCGGGAATCGAGTCGTGGCTCTTCGCGACGATTTCGATCCCGAACCTCCTGCATCTTTCGGATGGCGAATCGTGAAACCCCGGCGCGGGCCGGTAGGAGAACGACGATGCGCATCATTCTGGTCGCGGCTGCGGCCGCGACGTTCCTTTCCGGGGCGGCAGCCATCGTGCGAACGAAGTGCCGGGCGGCGGCCGTCGTTGCGATCCTCCTCGCCGCGCATGCGCCGTGCGCGTTCGCCGCGCTTTGCGGCGACACCAGCGGCGACGGCTACTTCACCGCCACCGATGCGCTGAAGACGCTGCAACTCGCTGTCGCCGGTGCTTACGACCGCCGCGGCGACGTGTTTCCCGTGACCGGCAGCGGAGCCGGAGACGGCAAGCTCGGGGCCACGGACGCGCTCGTGACGCTGAAGGCTGCCGTTGCCGGCACGATTCCGCCGTGCCACGGCGCCGATGCGCACCGCGCCGTCGTGACCACGGCGGCGGCGGACTTCAGCTCGGCGGGGCTGGCAGTGATGGACGTTGCGTCGCGGTCGTTCACGTTTCGCGCGGGCGCCCTCGAAACCGATTCGGTGATCCGCGCCCCGCAAGGCATTCCGGTGGTCGTCAACCGCAACGGATACGACACGCTGCAGTACCTCGACGTCGACGACCCGCTGCTTCCCAACGAGAAGGAATGCAGCGTCTCGGGCGGTTTCGACTCGAACACGCAGGACGTGGCGTTCGTGTCGACGCAGAAAGGTTACGTCACCGCATACGCGGGCTCGAGCCTCTTGACCATCGATCCTTCCGTGTTGTTCGACACGTCGTCCGATCCGGCCTGCAACGGCATCGTCACGGGCCAGATTTATCTCGGCGACTACGGGACCAACCACGTGCCGCAGATGGACGAGATGGCGCTGGTCGGGAGCGACTTGTTCGTATCGCTGCAGCTCCTCGACAATCTTCAGCCCGACGTGAACGGCCTTCTCGTCGTGATCGACACGACGACGGACACCGTCAAGACCACGATCCCTTTGTCGTTCGAGAACCCGTTCGCGATGACGAAGGGGCTGCCGTACGACGAGTTCCAGAAGCTGCTCTTCACCGGCGGCCCCGGCAAGATCGTACCGACCCATCAAGGCGAGGATGTGCTGCACGACGGCGGTATCGAGGCCATCGATCCGGCGACGTTCACGTCACGGGGATTGGTGCTGTCCGGCGCCGATCTCGGCGCCAACATCTTCGACTTCGTCATCGTCGGCAGCAGCCGCGCGTTCGCGATCATCGCCGACGACAAGTCGAACTCCGTCGTCGACATCGACTTGTCGACTCGCACGGTGCGGCGCACGGTGCTCTCGAGCACCGCGGTGATCTCCGACATCGAGATGACCGAAACGGGTGAGGTGTGGGTCGCTTACCGCGGCAAGAAGGACGATCCGGCCGGAGTGCGGATCTTCCGCGCAGGCAACGACCGCCAGAGCGAAGACGCCGAGCTGACCGCCAAACCGATCGCCCTCGGCCAGGCCCCATTCACGCTAGCCTTCGTGCAATAGCGCGGGGAGTAGCCCTGGGGTCAGGCGCCAGAGGAATGGTGCCTGACCCCATTCCTCTAGTGCCTGACCCCATTCCCCTGGTGCCTGACCCCATTACACCCATTGCATGAGTGGCAAGCGCGGGCGGGGCGCGGTATCGCGCCGCGGTGTTCGCGGTGCGGGACGACAGACCGTGGGCGGCGATCCTGCCGTGGCTCGTCGTGCTGTTCGCGCTCGTTGCGTGGCTCGGGCGCGTCGACTTGCTGACTCCCGACGAAGCCCGTCATGCCGAGATCGCCCGCGAGATGTTCCTCGAGGGCCACTGGCTGACCCCCCGCATCTACGGCGAGGGCTACTACGACAAGCCGGCCCTCTTCTACTGGCTGACCGGAGCGTCGATCTGGGCCTTCGGCACCACCGCGTGGGCAGCAAGGCTTCCGTCGGTGCTCGGCGCGCTGTTTTCGGTCGGCATGACGTCGTGGTGGGTGCGAAGAGCCTGGGGAAGCGGCGCCGCGCACTGGGTCGTCCTTCTGCTCGGTACGACGCTCTTCTTCGTCGCCGTCGGTCGCTACGTCGTCATCGACATGCTGCTGACGGCCGCGATGACCGGCGCGCTGTGCTGGCTCGGCGTCGTCCTTGCCGATCCCCCGTCGCGGCGCCGCCCCATGTGGCCGATGTACGCCTGCACGGCCGTCGGGGTACTCGCCAAGGGACCCGTAGCGCTCGTCATCGTCGGCGGAGTCGCCGTCGTCGCTGCCGTCTTCGAGCGGCGACCGACGCTGCTGCTGCGCCTGCACCCGGTGCGCGGCCTGCTGCTCATGGCTGCGCTTGCCGGCCCGTGGTACGCGGCTGCGTACGCGATCGATCCCGCGTACATCCGCACCTTCCTCTGGGAGCACAACTTCGCGCGCTACGCCGTGCCGGGCGCGCTCGCCCACCAGGAGCCGTGGTACTTCTACCTTCTCGCGATGCCGATCGTGATGCTGCCGTGGAGCATCCTCGTGCCGACGGCTGTCGCCGCAGCGTGGAAGAACCCTTCGGCCGGCGTTCGCCACGCACTGGCGTGGGCGACCGTCATCATCGGTTTCTTCAGCTTCTCGCAGACCAAGGTTCCCACCTACGTGCTCGGGGCATTCCCGCCGCTGCTCGCCCTCGTCGCCGTCTATATCGACGATCGCCTGACGCGACGCGTCGAACTGCCTCGCGCGATGGAATTCGCCGCCGTCGGCTGGACTTTCGTCGCCGCCGCCGTGGCCGTCGGCGGCGCCATGTGGGTGATCATCGCAAGACCGTCGGACTGGCACCATACGCCGTTGGCGGCGGCGGCCGTCGCCGTCGCGGTATGGACGTACCGCCATGCCCACGACGACCAGTCCGTTCCTTCGGCGATGGTGCTGTCGTCGCTGGCGCTGATCGCAATGGTCTACGGCAGCGCCGCCGACGCGGTAAATGCGCGCGAAAGCCAGAAAGGAGCGGCCGAAATCATCAAGGTCCTGCTTCCGCCGCATGCGGCGCTGACGAGCTACAGGGTCGCGCCGCACGCGATGGCGTTCTACGCAGGAAGATACGTCCGGCGTGCCGACGATCCGGAGTCGGCCGTGCCGGAGCTCGTCGCAGGCGACGACGCAGCGCTGCTCACGAGGGCGAAATTTCTACCGGAGCTCGGACTGGAGCCGATGCCGTCGTGGATGAGCGTGGCCTGGGGGTCGGCCGACGGACAGGTGCTCGTCGTCGGCGGAAGCCTCGCCGAACGTTTCGCAGAGGGCGGCGACTGGCGGAGAAGGGAGGGAGTCGAACCCTCCATCGGCCGTTGAGACCGATATCACGGTTTTGAAGACCGGCCGGGCCACCGGACCCGATCCCTCTCCGACTGAGCCGGCGGCGCCTGTGCACAGCGCCCTCGCACACGTGGATCCCATTCACCAACGAACGCCGCCATGCGCAAGTCGGCGGATTGGCGTCCTTTCGTACGGGTTGCCCAACCTTGGTCCGGATGTTCTAATGCCTTCACTTCCGATTGTTGTGGATCGCCGAGGAGAGGGTCTGAGGCGGTTCCGGACCAGAAAGAGAGGGGTTTTGGGAATGAAAAGGCTATCGACCTTCCTGAAGGTAGCAGTCTGTCTGGCGATCCTGGCGCCGACACCGGCTCACGCCATCTACCGCGACGCGAACGTCGACTTCGGCGGAAGCCTGCGTACGACCAACATCTTCCGCACTCCGGACATCGACAAGTGGTACTTCATCATGCAGCGCAACACGCTGAAGCTGCGCCTGGAGTACAAGTGGCTGCAGCGCGGCAAGGCGTTCAACTCGTGGAACATGCCGTTCATCGAGCGCTCCGACCTGTTCGTCCTGTACCGCGGCGTCTACGACTCGGTCTACGACTACACGCCCGGCATGTCCGACCGCAAGGACATCTCCGGTGATCCGATTCCGGCGCAGTTCGCCAGCCTCGATTCGATTCCCAAGCACACGCGCGACGAGTTGAAGTTCAACAACCTCATCCGCGAGGCGTACGCCGACGTGTACTTCAAGAGCATCCCGCTGACGATGCGCATCGGTAAGCAGCAGGTGGTCTGGGGAGAGAGCGACGGCTTCCGCATGCTCGACCGCGCGAACACGCTCGACCTTTCGTGGCACTTCTTCCAGGAACTGCCGCCGCCGGGCTACGGCTTCGACGAATTGCGCCAGCCGTTCTTCATGGTGAAGGGCCTGTGGGACTTGAAGCAGGTCGGACCGCTTTCGCAGACCTTCCTCGAGGCGTACTGGAATCCGGGCTTCGACTGGAATCCCGGCAAGATCGCGTTCCTGCCGCGTCCGTGGGGCGCGCGCCTTCTCGATCCCCTGAGCAACGCCGAGGGAACCGGCGTGTTCCAGTCGTCGTTCTGCATCAACGCGTCGGACTCGACCTGCGACTCGCTGCTGAACGGCACCAAGCTGTTCAACCAGGGCAACTACAAGAAGAACCCGGCCGAAAACTCGCAGTTCGGCGTTCGCTTCCACTTCCTGGCGGGCTCCACCGAATGGACCGTCAACTACCTTTACCAGAGGTTCGCGCCCGACGGCTCGCCGACGGCGATCGTGCGCGGCATCCCCGAAGACAAGAACGTCTTCGTGCCCGAGCTCGGAACGTCGATCAGCTCGACCGACTTCTGCAA
The sequence above is a segment of the Candidatus Binatia bacterium genome. Coding sequences within it:
- a CDS encoding TonB-dependent receptor is translated as MPPVVVSGEQPHDNALVERSFQAPDDLSGFGESIDTGPAWRSFQSMAEILGESVGAQVRREGGRDDFATLSIRGAPPGQVRILLDGISLGQASTGIVNLADLPIDTVERIDIYRGFAPVALSPQSAAGVVNVVTRDPKNPVATFAAGGGSFGSGKLNAGGAGPVAGGAGSAFASWHRTNGDFDFVDDNGSLHNPDDDSTHKRRNNQSDTAESLLRWHRDITDWADLQLRDLFFWKNEGVPGLGRFHLFHPKAELETTREIAVAALRGPVQPWSIEQNVSWKRQRLRNDEVGSAIFDNTAETTATTTAARWSHGVGKSNWLSLSSDYTWEGFDQQADDGVLSDENAHRSTLALAGGDDWTLHPLPVTLSFQLREQLLWNDAHSVRADSSDSENHTDPRFGLRWQAADDLVIKSNVASYFRPPTFDELYGVNGFTEPNPGLQPETGITWDAGFEWNGQSPRWGRLAVGYAYFGSRIDDGIIVMMTFSRQAQAQNVSRASIHGHEARVEWQGPAGFALSANYTFQKAINQSDPTLGEGHDLASLPPHEVYSRLSWTHGLFVIAYSIDVASAHYNDLENQNGKIPTRTVHDVTLVYGPFWKGLRMTLQCDNLANSLVPDEVGFPLPGRSFFATLSWSTQPEGSDAR
- a CDS encoding DUF1302 family protein — its product is MKRLSTFLKVAVCLAILAPTPAHAIYRDANVDFGGSLRTTNIFRTPDIDKWYFIMQRNTLKLRLEYKWLQRGKAFNSWNMPFIERSDLFVLYRGVYDSVYDYTPGMSDRKDISGDPIPAQFASLDSIPKHTRDELKFNNLIREAYADVYFKSIPLTMRIGKQQVVWGESDGFRMLDRANTLDLSWHFFQELPPPGYGFDELRQPFFMVKGLWDLKQVGPLSQTFLEAYWNPGFDWNPGKIAFLPRPWGARLLDPLSNAEGTGVFQSSFCINASDSTCDSLLNGTKLFNQGNYKKNPAENSQFGVRFHFLAGSTEWTVNYLYQRFAPDGSPTAIVRGIPEDKNVFVPELGTSISSTDFCNGVSFNGNDPNIAAQIPWAKNQFCAEYFAPYIHTVGLSFNWFEGEWTQTVWRVETIVDFDLPFYDGDKQNALFGRAPNGPILLPGITKRNMWKGMLAFDRPTWIRWLNKKTTFFLSGQLFWHYIIDMKSRRCAINDIPEYCFAGGAGCSGVADGAKNPNFIGYTASPTENCGDDNNFLLPGEQTGFIGPLDLPKLDAPAGKGRDTIHQWEVLMTFAALGFYRGGTLVPALIYLMDPVNSYSQELALGFDWFYTPDLALNLTTRLIWVGAPWNPYDGHKNANDVDNGQIFDPWFLGGGSRGRSETSVQFTWQF
- a CDS encoding glycosyltransferase family 39 protein, coding for MRDDRPWAAILPWLVVLFALVAWLGRVDLLTPDEARHAEIAREMFLEGHWLTPRIYGEGYYDKPALFYWLTGASIWAFGTTAWAARLPSVLGALFSVGMTSWWVRRAWGSGAAHWVVLLLGTTLFFVAVGRYVVIDMLLTAAMTGALCWLGVVLADPPSRRRPMWPMYACTAVGVLAKGPVALVIVGGVAVVAAVFERRPTLLLRLHPVRGLLLMAALAGPWYAAAYAIDPAYIRTFLWEHNFARYAVPGALAHQEPWYFYLLAMPIVMLPWSILVPTAVAAAWKNPSAGVRHALAWATVIIGFFSFSQTKVPTYVLGAFPPLLALVAVYIDDRLTRRVELPRAMEFAAVGWTFVAAAVAVGGAMWVIIARPSDWHHTPLAAAAVAVAVWTYRHAHDDQSVPSAMVLSSLALIAMVYGSAADAVNARESQKGAAEIIKVLLPPHAALTSYRVAPHAMAFYAGRYVRRADDPESAVPELVAGDDAALLTRAKFLPELGLEPMPSWMSVAWGSADGQVLVVGGSLAERFAEGGDWRRREGVEPSIGR